From a region of the Corvus moneduloides isolate bCorMon1 chromosome 27, bCorMon1.pri, whole genome shotgun sequence genome:
- the TACC1 gene encoding transforming acidic coiled-coil-containing protein 1 isoform X1 yields the protein MAFSAWQILSPVQWARWTWSAVRGGGSPEEGDGGAGAAEEEDEEEDQDPPAGGSALGFSSDSTDNFETPEAETPTCSPLKEFCEPPGSPESEAGTQEPGGHGDLLVGEAHWDSSPGKHPKDEAQPEIGAPKASSDAKGETDPDHSPLMQALAGLGCKADPGHAAVPTVEPAPVPHVGTATCERVASGGDSVDTGLVELRADALAQDQLRKGKTPLLGRKTDEATEETQASYQLEPEQHDRIVSPFVAGGCQLQSSPLAVSQRLPHPGELGGDPALETTGQVLKPGADFTEVRESVEAKPASPRRGSRIPASKLTPKRHRESPKKPAEDAERGPTEPPLPRGSSQLGPTCWDSSGLNSLSGSSALQNLPVLPKGSYQFDPNNFDSMDPFKPTKTLASTDADSCSTADNSLNEILESQTLEMQDDALKGKDSPKKPKSRLITTTEQVKFLCFLLSGCKVKQHEAQPLVLDISTQDEGVLISEIPDITNRDGRATDEEKLASTTSTQKAAGLEKKAEPEDDLEYFECSNVPVSTVKHKPEAGFEKEICKQMEKDGPGIFPDNPGLCSMDKCPSVSRSESPLAGICLSESEKAAVLTLIREEIITKEIEANEWKKKYEESRQEVLEMRKIVAEYEKTIAQMIEDEQRTNMTSQKNLQQLTMEKDQALADLNSVERSLSDLFRRYENLKGVLEGFKKNEEALKKCAQDYLTRVKQEEQRYQALKVHAEEKLDKANEEIAQVRTKAKAESAALHAGLRKEQMKVESLERTLQQKNQEIEELTKICDELIAKLGKSD from the exons atGGCGTTCAGCGCCTGGCAGATCCTCTCGCCGGTGCAGTGGGCCCGCTGGACCTGGTcggcggtgcggggcgggggcAGCCCCGAGGAGGGCGACGGCGGGGCCGGTGCTgccgaggaggaggatgaggaggaggaccAGGACCCGCCGGCGGGGGGCTCGGCCCTCGGCTTCAG CTCGGACTCCACTGATAATTTTGAGACCCCTGAAGCAGAAACACCAACCTGCTCGCCACTCAAGGAGTTCTGCGAGCCACCAGGATCACCGGAGTCTGAGGCCGGGACCCAAG aGCCAGGTGGCCATGGTGACCTGCTGGTAGGGGAAGCCCACTGGGACAGCTCGCCTGGGAAGCACCCCAAAGATGAGGCTCAACCAGAGATTGGAGCCCCTAAAGCCAGTTCGGATGCTAAAGGGGAAACTGACCCTGACCACTCGCCCCTGATGCaagccctggctgggctgggctgtaaGGCTGACCCTGGCCACGCCGCTGTGCCCACTGTGGAGCCAGCCCCCGTGCCCCATGTGGGCACAGCCACCTGCGAGCGGGTCGCGTCAGGAGGGGACTCGGTGGACACGGGGCTGGTGGAGCTGAGGGCTGATGCCCTGGCCCAGGACCAGctcaggaaagggaaaacaccTTTGCTGGGGAGGAAAACAGATGAAGCCACAGAGGAGACCCAAGCATCCTACCAGCTTGAGCCTGAGCAGCATGACAGGATTGTGAGCCCCTTTGTGGCAGGGGGCTGCCAGCTACAGAGCTCTCCCCTGGCAGTCTCACAACGCCTTCCCCATCCTGGTGAGCTGGGGGGGGACCCAGCTCTGGAGACCACAGGGCAGGTCCTGAAACCTGGGGCTGATTTTACAGAGGTGAGAGAGAGTGTGGAGGCCAAGCCAGCTTCAcccaggaggggcagcaggatCCCAGCCAGCAAGCTGACACCGAAGAGACACAGAGAGTCCCCCAAGAAACCAGCTGAGGATGCAGAGAGGGGTCCCACAGAGCCGCCACTGCCTCGAGGCTCCTCCCAACTGGGTCCCACGTGCTGGGACAGCTCCGGTCTCAACTCTCTCAGtggcagctcagcactgcaaaaTTTGCCTGTTCTCCCCAAGGGCTCTTATCAGTTTGACCCCAATAACTTTGACTCCATGGATCCATTCAAGCCCACCAAGACGCTTGCCAGCACCGACGCTGACTCTTGCTCCACTGCAGATAACAGCCTCAATGAAATCCTCGAATCTCAGACACTGGAGATGCAGGACGATGCCCTGAAAGGCAAAGACTCCCCCAAGAAGCCCAAGTCACGCCTGATAAC GACTACTGAGCAAGtgaaatttctctgttttctgtt gagcGGCTGCAAGGTGAAGCAGCACGAGGCGCAGCCCCTGGTCCTGGACATCAGCACTCAG GATGAAGGAGTGTTGATCTCAGAAATCCCAGATATTACAAATCGGGATGGACGTGCCACTGATGAGGAGAAGCTGGCCTCCACCACCTCCACGCAGAAAGCAGCCGGGCTGGAGAAGAAGGCTGAGCCAGAAGATGACCTGGAGTACTTTGAGTGCTCGAATGTCCCCGTGTCCACGGTGAAGCACAAACCAGAGGCAG GTTTTGAAAAGGAGATCTGCAAGCAGATGGAAAAGGATGGGCCTGGCATCTTCCCT GACAATCCTGGGCTGTGCTCCATGGACAAGTGCCCCAGCGTGAGCAGGAGCGAGAGTCCCCTGGCTGGCATCTGCCTCAGCGAGTCCGAGAAGGCGGCCGTGCTCACGCTCATCAGAGAGGAG ATAATCACCAAGGAGATCGAGGCCAATGAGTGGAAGAAGAAATACGAGGAGAGCcggcaggaggtgctggagatGAG GAAAATTGTGGCTGAGTATGAAAAGACCATTGCCCAGATGATAG AGGATGAGCAGAGGACAAACATGACATCTCAGAAGAACCTGCAGCAGCTTACGATGGAAAAGGACCAGGCTCTGGCAGACCTGAACTCGGTGGAGAGGTCCCTGTCAGATCTGTTCAGGAGATATGAAAACCTGAAGGGCGTCCTGGAAGGATTTAAGAAG AATGAAGAAGCTCTGAAGAAATGTGCTCAAGATTATCTAACCCGTGTCAAGCAGGAAGAGCAGCGGTATCAGGCCCTGAAAGTCCACGCAGAAGAAAAATTGGACAA AGCCAACGAGGAGATCGCCCAGGTGCGCACGAAGGCCAAGGCGGAGAGCGCGGCGCTGCACGCTGGGCTGCGCAAGGAGCAGATGAAGGTGGAGTCCCTGGAGAGAACCCTGCAGCAGAAG aacCAGGAGATTGAGGAGCTGACCAAGATCTGCGACGAGCTGATAGCGAAACTGGGAAAGTCAGACTGA
- the TACC1 gene encoding transforming acidic coiled-coil-containing protein 1 isoform X2 produces MAFSAWQILSPVQWARWTWSAVRGGGSPEEGDGGAGAAEEEDEEEDQDPPAGGSALGFSSDSTDNFETPEAETPTCSPLKEFCEPPGSPESEAGTQEPGGHGDLLVGEAHWDSSPGKHPKDEAQPEIGAPKASSDAKGETDPDHSPLMQALAGLGCKADPGHAAVPTVEPAPVPHVGTATCERVASGGDSVDTGLVELRADALAQDQLRKGKTPLLGRKTDEATEETQASYQLEPEQHDRIVSPFVAGGCQLQSSPLAVSQRLPHPGELGGDPALETTGQVLKPGADFTEVRESVEAKPASPRRGSRIPASKLTPKRHRESPKKPAEDAERGPTEPPLPRGSSQLGPTCWDSSGLNSLSGSSALQNLPVLPKGSYQFDPNNFDSMDPFKPTKTLASTDADSCSTADNSLNEILESQTLEMQDDALKGKDSPKKPKSRLITSGCKVKQHEAQPLVLDISTQDEGVLISEIPDITNRDGRATDEEKLASTTSTQKAAGLEKKAEPEDDLEYFECSNVPVSTVKHKPEAGFEKEICKQMEKDGPGIFPDNPGLCSMDKCPSVSRSESPLAGICLSESEKAAVLTLIREEIITKEIEANEWKKKYEESRQEVLEMRKIVAEYEKTIAQMIEDEQRTNMTSQKNLQQLTMEKDQALADLNSVERSLSDLFRRYENLKGVLEGFKKNEEALKKCAQDYLTRVKQEEQRYQALKVHAEEKLDKANEEIAQVRTKAKAESAALHAGLRKEQMKVESLERTLQQKNQEIEELTKICDELIAKLGKSD; encoded by the exons atGGCGTTCAGCGCCTGGCAGATCCTCTCGCCGGTGCAGTGGGCCCGCTGGACCTGGTcggcggtgcggggcgggggcAGCCCCGAGGAGGGCGACGGCGGGGCCGGTGCTgccgaggaggaggatgaggaggaggaccAGGACCCGCCGGCGGGGGGCTCGGCCCTCGGCTTCAG CTCGGACTCCACTGATAATTTTGAGACCCCTGAAGCAGAAACACCAACCTGCTCGCCACTCAAGGAGTTCTGCGAGCCACCAGGATCACCGGAGTCTGAGGCCGGGACCCAAG aGCCAGGTGGCCATGGTGACCTGCTGGTAGGGGAAGCCCACTGGGACAGCTCGCCTGGGAAGCACCCCAAAGATGAGGCTCAACCAGAGATTGGAGCCCCTAAAGCCAGTTCGGATGCTAAAGGGGAAACTGACCCTGACCACTCGCCCCTGATGCaagccctggctgggctgggctgtaaGGCTGACCCTGGCCACGCCGCTGTGCCCACTGTGGAGCCAGCCCCCGTGCCCCATGTGGGCACAGCCACCTGCGAGCGGGTCGCGTCAGGAGGGGACTCGGTGGACACGGGGCTGGTGGAGCTGAGGGCTGATGCCCTGGCCCAGGACCAGctcaggaaagggaaaacaccTTTGCTGGGGAGGAAAACAGATGAAGCCACAGAGGAGACCCAAGCATCCTACCAGCTTGAGCCTGAGCAGCATGACAGGATTGTGAGCCCCTTTGTGGCAGGGGGCTGCCAGCTACAGAGCTCTCCCCTGGCAGTCTCACAACGCCTTCCCCATCCTGGTGAGCTGGGGGGGGACCCAGCTCTGGAGACCACAGGGCAGGTCCTGAAACCTGGGGCTGATTTTACAGAGGTGAGAGAGAGTGTGGAGGCCAAGCCAGCTTCAcccaggaggggcagcaggatCCCAGCCAGCAAGCTGACACCGAAGAGACACAGAGAGTCCCCCAAGAAACCAGCTGAGGATGCAGAGAGGGGTCCCACAGAGCCGCCACTGCCTCGAGGCTCCTCCCAACTGGGTCCCACGTGCTGGGACAGCTCCGGTCTCAACTCTCTCAGtggcagctcagcactgcaaaaTTTGCCTGTTCTCCCCAAGGGCTCTTATCAGTTTGACCCCAATAACTTTGACTCCATGGATCCATTCAAGCCCACCAAGACGCTTGCCAGCACCGACGCTGACTCTTGCTCCACTGCAGATAACAGCCTCAATGAAATCCTCGAATCTCAGACACTGGAGATGCAGGACGATGCCCTGAAAGGCAAAGACTCCCCCAAGAAGCCCAAGTCACGCCTGATAAC gagcGGCTGCAAGGTGAAGCAGCACGAGGCGCAGCCCCTGGTCCTGGACATCAGCACTCAG GATGAAGGAGTGTTGATCTCAGAAATCCCAGATATTACAAATCGGGATGGACGTGCCACTGATGAGGAGAAGCTGGCCTCCACCACCTCCACGCAGAAAGCAGCCGGGCTGGAGAAGAAGGCTGAGCCAGAAGATGACCTGGAGTACTTTGAGTGCTCGAATGTCCCCGTGTCCACGGTGAAGCACAAACCAGAGGCAG GTTTTGAAAAGGAGATCTGCAAGCAGATGGAAAAGGATGGGCCTGGCATCTTCCCT GACAATCCTGGGCTGTGCTCCATGGACAAGTGCCCCAGCGTGAGCAGGAGCGAGAGTCCCCTGGCTGGCATCTGCCTCAGCGAGTCCGAGAAGGCGGCCGTGCTCACGCTCATCAGAGAGGAG ATAATCACCAAGGAGATCGAGGCCAATGAGTGGAAGAAGAAATACGAGGAGAGCcggcaggaggtgctggagatGAG GAAAATTGTGGCTGAGTATGAAAAGACCATTGCCCAGATGATAG AGGATGAGCAGAGGACAAACATGACATCTCAGAAGAACCTGCAGCAGCTTACGATGGAAAAGGACCAGGCTCTGGCAGACCTGAACTCGGTGGAGAGGTCCCTGTCAGATCTGTTCAGGAGATATGAAAACCTGAAGGGCGTCCTGGAAGGATTTAAGAAG AATGAAGAAGCTCTGAAGAAATGTGCTCAAGATTATCTAACCCGTGTCAAGCAGGAAGAGCAGCGGTATCAGGCCCTGAAAGTCCACGCAGAAGAAAAATTGGACAA AGCCAACGAGGAGATCGCCCAGGTGCGCACGAAGGCCAAGGCGGAGAGCGCGGCGCTGCACGCTGGGCTGCGCAAGGAGCAGATGAAGGTGGAGTCCCTGGAGAGAACCCTGCAGCAGAAG aacCAGGAGATTGAGGAGCTGACCAAGATCTGCGACGAGCTGATAGCGAAACTGGGAAAGTCAGACTGA
- the TACC1 gene encoding transforming acidic coiled-coil-containing protein 1 isoform X4, whose translation MAFSAWQILSPVQWARWTWSAVRGGGSPEEGDGGAGAAEEEDEEEDQDPPAGGSALGFRSGCKVKQHEAQPLVLDISTQDEGVLISEIPDITNRDGRATDEEKLASTTSTQKAAGLEKKAEPEDDLEYFECSNVPVSTVKHKPEAGFEKEICKQMEKDGPGIFPDNPGLCSMDKCPSVSRSESPLAGICLSESEKAAVLTLIREEIITKEIEANEWKKKYEESRQEVLEMRKIVAEYEKTIAQMIEDEQRTNMTSQKNLQQLTMEKDQALADLNSVERSLSDLFRRYENLKGVLEGFKKNEEALKKCAQDYLTRVKQEEQRYQALKVHAEEKLDKANEEIAQVRTKAKAESAALHAGLRKEQMKVESLERTLQQKNQEIEELTKICDELIAKLGKSD comes from the exons atGGCGTTCAGCGCCTGGCAGATCCTCTCGCCGGTGCAGTGGGCCCGCTGGACCTGGTcggcggtgcggggcgggggcAGCCCCGAGGAGGGCGACGGCGGGGCCGGTGCTgccgaggaggaggatgaggaggaggaccAGGACCCGCCGGCGGGGGGCTCGGCCCTCGGCTTCAG gagcGGCTGCAAGGTGAAGCAGCACGAGGCGCAGCCCCTGGTCCTGGACATCAGCACTCAG GATGAAGGAGTGTTGATCTCAGAAATCCCAGATATTACAAATCGGGATGGACGTGCCACTGATGAGGAGAAGCTGGCCTCCACCACCTCCACGCAGAAAGCAGCCGGGCTGGAGAAGAAGGCTGAGCCAGAAGATGACCTGGAGTACTTTGAGTGCTCGAATGTCCCCGTGTCCACGGTGAAGCACAAACCAGAGGCAG GTTTTGAAAAGGAGATCTGCAAGCAGATGGAAAAGGATGGGCCTGGCATCTTCCCT GACAATCCTGGGCTGTGCTCCATGGACAAGTGCCCCAGCGTGAGCAGGAGCGAGAGTCCCCTGGCTGGCATCTGCCTCAGCGAGTCCGAGAAGGCGGCCGTGCTCACGCTCATCAGAGAGGAG ATAATCACCAAGGAGATCGAGGCCAATGAGTGGAAGAAGAAATACGAGGAGAGCcggcaggaggtgctggagatGAG GAAAATTGTGGCTGAGTATGAAAAGACCATTGCCCAGATGATAG AGGATGAGCAGAGGACAAACATGACATCTCAGAAGAACCTGCAGCAGCTTACGATGGAAAAGGACCAGGCTCTGGCAGACCTGAACTCGGTGGAGAGGTCCCTGTCAGATCTGTTCAGGAGATATGAAAACCTGAAGGGCGTCCTGGAAGGATTTAAGAAG AATGAAGAAGCTCTGAAGAAATGTGCTCAAGATTATCTAACCCGTGTCAAGCAGGAAGAGCAGCGGTATCAGGCCCTGAAAGTCCACGCAGAAGAAAAATTGGACAA AGCCAACGAGGAGATCGCCCAGGTGCGCACGAAGGCCAAGGCGGAGAGCGCGGCGCTGCACGCTGGGCTGCGCAAGGAGCAGATGAAGGTGGAGTCCCTGGAGAGAACCCTGCAGCAGAAG aacCAGGAGATTGAGGAGCTGACCAAGATCTGCGACGAGCTGATAGCGAAACTGGGAAAGTCAGACTGA
- the TACC1 gene encoding transforming acidic coiled-coil-containing protein 1 isoform X3 produces the protein MQALAGLGCKADPGHAAVPTVEPAPVPHVGTATCERVASGGDSVDTGLVELRADALAQDQLRKGKTPLLGRKTDEATEETQASYQLEPEQHDRIVSPFVAGGCQLQSSPLAVSQRLPHPGELGGDPALETTGQVLKPGADFTEVRESVEAKPASPRRGSRIPASKLTPKRHRESPKKPAEDAERGPTEPPLPRGSSQLGPTCWDSSGLNSLSGSSALQNLPVLPKGSYQFDPNNFDSMDPFKPTKTLASTDADSCSTADNSLNEILESQTLEMQDDALKGKDSPKKPKSRLITTTEQVKFLCFLLSGCKVKQHEAQPLVLDISTQDEGVLISEIPDITNRDGRATDEEKLASTTSTQKAAGLEKKAEPEDDLEYFECSNVPVSTVKHKPEAGFEKEICKQMEKDGPGIFPDNPGLCSMDKCPSVSRSESPLAGICLSESEKAAVLTLIREEIITKEIEANEWKKKYEESRQEVLEMRKIVAEYEKTIAQMIEDEQRTNMTSQKNLQQLTMEKDQALADLNSVERSLSDLFRRYENLKGVLEGFKKNEEALKKCAQDYLTRVKQEEQRYQALKVHAEEKLDKANEEIAQVRTKAKAESAALHAGLRKEQMKVESLERTLQQKNQEIEELTKICDELIAKLGKSD, from the exons ATGCaagccctggctgggctgggctgtaaGGCTGACCCTGGCCACGCCGCTGTGCCCACTGTGGAGCCAGCCCCCGTGCCCCATGTGGGCACAGCCACCTGCGAGCGGGTCGCGTCAGGAGGGGACTCGGTGGACACGGGGCTGGTGGAGCTGAGGGCTGATGCCCTGGCCCAGGACCAGctcaggaaagggaaaacaccTTTGCTGGGGAGGAAAACAGATGAAGCCACAGAGGAGACCCAAGCATCCTACCAGCTTGAGCCTGAGCAGCATGACAGGATTGTGAGCCCCTTTGTGGCAGGGGGCTGCCAGCTACAGAGCTCTCCCCTGGCAGTCTCACAACGCCTTCCCCATCCTGGTGAGCTGGGGGGGGACCCAGCTCTGGAGACCACAGGGCAGGTCCTGAAACCTGGGGCTGATTTTACAGAGGTGAGAGAGAGTGTGGAGGCCAAGCCAGCTTCAcccaggaggggcagcaggatCCCAGCCAGCAAGCTGACACCGAAGAGACACAGAGAGTCCCCCAAGAAACCAGCTGAGGATGCAGAGAGGGGTCCCACAGAGCCGCCACTGCCTCGAGGCTCCTCCCAACTGGGTCCCACGTGCTGGGACAGCTCCGGTCTCAACTCTCTCAGtggcagctcagcactgcaaaaTTTGCCTGTTCTCCCCAAGGGCTCTTATCAGTTTGACCCCAATAACTTTGACTCCATGGATCCATTCAAGCCCACCAAGACGCTTGCCAGCACCGACGCTGACTCTTGCTCCACTGCAGATAACAGCCTCAATGAAATCCTCGAATCTCAGACACTGGAGATGCAGGACGATGCCCTGAAAGGCAAAGACTCCCCCAAGAAGCCCAAGTCACGCCTGATAAC GACTACTGAGCAAGtgaaatttctctgttttctgtt gagcGGCTGCAAGGTGAAGCAGCACGAGGCGCAGCCCCTGGTCCTGGACATCAGCACTCAG GATGAAGGAGTGTTGATCTCAGAAATCCCAGATATTACAAATCGGGATGGACGTGCCACTGATGAGGAGAAGCTGGCCTCCACCACCTCCACGCAGAAAGCAGCCGGGCTGGAGAAGAAGGCTGAGCCAGAAGATGACCTGGAGTACTTTGAGTGCTCGAATGTCCCCGTGTCCACGGTGAAGCACAAACCAGAGGCAG GTTTTGAAAAGGAGATCTGCAAGCAGATGGAAAAGGATGGGCCTGGCATCTTCCCT GACAATCCTGGGCTGTGCTCCATGGACAAGTGCCCCAGCGTGAGCAGGAGCGAGAGTCCCCTGGCTGGCATCTGCCTCAGCGAGTCCGAGAAGGCGGCCGTGCTCACGCTCATCAGAGAGGAG ATAATCACCAAGGAGATCGAGGCCAATGAGTGGAAGAAGAAATACGAGGAGAGCcggcaggaggtgctggagatGAG GAAAATTGTGGCTGAGTATGAAAAGACCATTGCCCAGATGATAG AGGATGAGCAGAGGACAAACATGACATCTCAGAAGAACCTGCAGCAGCTTACGATGGAAAAGGACCAGGCTCTGGCAGACCTGAACTCGGTGGAGAGGTCCCTGTCAGATCTGTTCAGGAGATATGAAAACCTGAAGGGCGTCCTGGAAGGATTTAAGAAG AATGAAGAAGCTCTGAAGAAATGTGCTCAAGATTATCTAACCCGTGTCAAGCAGGAAGAGCAGCGGTATCAGGCCCTGAAAGTCCACGCAGAAGAAAAATTGGACAA AGCCAACGAGGAGATCGCCCAGGTGCGCACGAAGGCCAAGGCGGAGAGCGCGGCGCTGCACGCTGGGCTGCGCAAGGAGCAGATGAAGGTGGAGTCCCTGGAGAGAACCCTGCAGCAGAAG aacCAGGAGATTGAGGAGCTGACCAAGATCTGCGACGAGCTGATAGCGAAACTGGGAAAGTCAGACTGA
- the PLEKHA2 gene encoding pleckstrin homology domain-containing family A member 2: protein MPYVDRQNRICGFLDIEENETCGKFLRRYFILDTQANHLLWYMDNPQNLAIGAGAVGSLQLTYISKVSIATPKQKPKTPFCFVINALSQRYFLQASDQKDLQDWVEALNRASKITVPKGGSVPPATEITKPPVVAQDRKPQVAYKTEIVGGVVVHTPISINQDSGEGSEVAAHPLLRRSQSYIPPSAAKPPAGPPPLKSGFCVKQGNVRKSWKRRYFVLDEFSISYYKCEQDKEPLRSILLKDVCKTHECLVKSGDLLMRDNLFEIITSSRTFYIQADSPEDMHSWIRAITGAVQALKTRPREMSFVRCTSMARPGGSSAPSQPRPAAEERRASFKAPSTSSWQPWTPVPQAEGQRPAPLRDSVSVSALAERDGRAVPGTRLRHHSEPQHPKEKPFAFDLDDESIRTSDV, encoded by the exons ATGCCGTACGTGGATCGACAGAACCGTATCTGCGGGTTCCTGGACATTGAAGAAAATGAGACCTGTGGCAAGTTTCTGCGGAGATATTTCATCCTGGACACCCAGGCCAACCACCTCCTGTGGTACATGGACAATCCTCAG AACCTGGCCATTGGAGCAGGTGCTGTCGGATCTCTGCAGCTGACCTATATCTCCAAG GTTAGCATTGCCACCCCGAAACAGAAGCCTAAAACTCCGTTCTGCTTTG TTATCAACGCTCTGTCCCAGCGCTATTTCTTGCAAGCCAGTGACCAAAAGGACCTGCAGGACTGGGTGGAGGCGCTGAACAGGGCCAGTAAGATTACG GTGCCCAAGGGCGGCAGCGTCCCACCGGCCACGGAAATCACAAAGCCTCCGGTGGTGGCCCAGGACAGGAAGCCCCAGGTGGCCTACAAAACCGAGATTGTTGGGGGGGTCGTGGTCCACACACCCATCTCCATCAACCAG GACAGCGGCGAGGGCAGCGAGGTGGCCGCCCACCCTCTGCTGCGGCGCTCGCAGAGCTACATCCCCCCCTCGGCCGCCAAGCCGCCCGCCGGGCCACCCCCGCTCAAGAGCGGCTTCTGCGTCAAACAGGGGAACGTG aggaagagctggaagcGGCGGTACTTCGTTCTGGATGAGTTTTCCATCAGTTACTACAAGTGTGAGCAG GACAAGGAGCCTTTGCGTTCGATTCTCTTGAAAGATGTTTGCAAGACCCACGAGTGCCTGGTCAAGTCTGG TGACCTCCTGATGCGGGACAACCTCTTTGAAATCATAACGAGCTCCAGGACCTTCTACATCCAG GCAGACAGCCCCGAGGACATGCACAGCTGGATCCGGGCAATCACAGGGGCAGTCCAGGCCCTGAAAACCCGCCCCAGG GAGATGTCCTTTGTGAGATGCACCTCCATGGCCAGGCCCGGGGGCTCCTCGGCCCCCTCCCAGCCACGGCCGGCAGCGGAGGAGCGGAGAGCTTCGTTCAAGgccccctccacctcctcctggcagccctggaCGCCGGTGCCGCAGGCGGAGGGGCAGCGGCCGGCGCCGCTCAGAGACTCGGTGTCGGTGTCGGCGCTGGCGGAGCGCGATGGCAGAGCCGTGCCCGGCACGCGGCTGCGGCACCACTCAGAGCCGCAGCATCCCAAGGAGAAGCCGTTCGCCTTTGACCTGGATGATGAAAGTATCCGGACCTCGGACGTCTGA